A region from the Variovorax sp. RKNM96 genome encodes:
- a CDS encoding type 4a pilus biogenesis protein PilO, giving the protein MASNRPSQKIDAGAVLRNVGDQFRGLNPNDPSVWPAVPRYALCLAVTALVLVGLWFVWLTNSNDQLESERAKEVTLKADYQKKVAQAANLDLLKKQREQVQQYVTLLEKQLPSKAEMDALLSDINQAGLGRSLQFELFRPGSVSVKDYYAELPIAVRVTGRYHDMGAFAADVASLSRIVTLNNVTITPQKDKDVLTMDATARTFRYLDEDERAAQKRATAPKAKK; this is encoded by the coding sequence ATGGCAAGCAATCGCCCCTCTCAAAAAATAGACGCCGGTGCCGTGCTGCGGAATGTCGGCGACCAGTTTCGCGGACTGAATCCGAACGACCCATCGGTGTGGCCAGCGGTCCCCCGCTATGCCTTGTGTCTGGCCGTGACTGCGCTGGTGCTCGTCGGGTTGTGGTTCGTCTGGCTCACCAATTCAAACGACCAGCTCGAGAGCGAGCGCGCCAAGGAAGTGACGCTCAAGGCTGATTACCAGAAGAAGGTCGCGCAAGCAGCCAACCTCGACCTGCTGAAGAAGCAGCGTGAGCAGGTGCAGCAATACGTGACCCTGCTCGAGAAGCAGTTGCCCAGCAAGGCCGAAATGGATGCGCTGCTCTCGGACATCAACCAAGCCGGCCTTGGCCGCAGCCTGCAATTCGAGCTGTTCCGCCCGGGCTCGGTGTCGGTGAAGGATTACTACGCTGAGCTTCCGATTGCCGTGCGCGTCACGGGGCGCTATCACGACATGGGCGCATTCGCAGCCGACGTTGCCAGCCTCTCGCGCATCGTGACGCTCAACAACGTGACGATCACACCGCAAAAGGACAAGGACGTGCTGACGATGGATGCCACCGCGCGCACCTTCCGCTATCTCGACGAGGACGAGCGAGCCGCCCAGAAACGCGCCACGGCGCCGAAGGCGAAGAAATGA
- a CDS encoding pilus assembly protein PilP — protein sequence MRTASKVLWLMLATAGLSACDSGQEDLQRWMVEQRAQVKPSVPPIAEPKKFTPQAYTEGSSFEPFNILKLTQALRRESNQPSTSELIAPELARRKESLEAFPLDSMAMVGSMNRNGQPVALVRVDKLLYKVRVGEYLGLNYGRITRINETEVALREIVQDAAGEWIERVATLQLQESAK from the coding sequence ATGAGGACAGCAAGCAAAGTCCTGTGGCTGATGCTGGCCACGGCAGGCCTGAGCGCCTGCGATTCCGGCCAGGAAGACCTGCAACGCTGGATGGTCGAGCAGCGCGCCCAGGTGAAGCCCTCGGTGCCGCCGATTGCCGAGCCCAAGAAGTTCACGCCCCAGGCGTATACCGAAGGCTCGTCCTTCGAGCCTTTCAATATCCTGAAGCTGACGCAGGCGCTGCGCCGCGAATCGAACCAGCCGAGCACTTCGGAGCTGATCGCGCCCGAACTGGCGCGCCGCAAGGAATCGCTCGAAGCCTTCCCGCTCGATTCGATGGCCATGGTCGGCAGCATGAATCGCAACGGCCAGCCCGTGGCGCTGGTTCGTGTCGACAAGCTGCTCTACAAGGTGCGCGTCGGCGAATACCTGGGGCTCAACTACGGGCGCATTACCCGTATCAACGAAACCGAAGTCGCCTTGCGTGAAATCGTGCAAGACGCCGCCGGTGAATGGATCGAACGCGTGGCGACATTGCAGCTGCAAGAGAGTGCGAAATGA
- a CDS encoding type IV pilus secretin PilQ translates to MNQKKSTLAQWLRAAGLGLLAFGAVAVAHAQNAIEAVTSSTQSGAEVIRIDLAQPLTAVPAGFAVQTPARIALDFPGVTNAIGRSAIEVNQGNLRSVNVVQAGERSRVVLNLKQATAYKTEIQGKSLLVILEPVAGTALAASSATVFAENRNRDTLPLRDVDFRLGADSTGRVIVDLPNNQVGVDVKQQGKNLVVEFTKSTLPEGLRRRLDVGDFGTPVQLITSQQSGDRVRMTIEAKGEWEHSAYQSENQFVVEVRARKVDPTKLTQGVGYNGEKLSLNFQNIEIRSLLQVIADFTNFNIVTSDSVTGALTLRLKDVPWDQALDIIMQAKNLGMRKNGSVLWIAPKDEINAKEKLEFEAKAAIENLEPLRTQSFQLNYTKAIAIAQGLMGTGASAGGGGSSSGTTTRILSPRGSVIAESRTNQLFVSDIPSRLAQVTELIQKLDIPVRQVLIEARIVEASDTFGKSLGVRLGGGIAGERFASSAGNRAFGTIGAMPVSGTGGSGGNSGGTPTTTWTNSNFVNLPAGDAGQAGTAAGTFAISLFNSSFSRMLNLEISALEADGKGKLVSSPRVITADQTKALIEQGEEIPYQQATSSGATSISFRKAVLKLEVTPQITPEGNIILTLDVSKDARGVNTPSGPAINTKHVQTEVLVENGGTVVIGGIFELTETNDESRVPVLGEVPYLGALFRKRERIANKTEMLVFITPKMITDRNAAR, encoded by the coding sequence ATGAACCAAAAAAAATCAACGTTGGCACAGTGGCTGCGCGCCGCCGGGCTGGGTCTGCTGGCCTTCGGTGCAGTTGCCGTCGCCCATGCGCAAAATGCGATCGAGGCTGTGACCAGCTCGACGCAATCGGGCGCCGAGGTGATCCGGATCGATCTGGCGCAGCCGCTCACGGCGGTGCCGGCCGGGTTCGCCGTCCAGACGCCGGCGCGGATCGCGCTCGACTTCCCGGGCGTGACGAACGCCATCGGGCGTTCCGCCATTGAAGTGAACCAGGGCAACCTGCGTTCGGTCAATGTGGTGCAGGCCGGCGAGCGCAGCCGGGTGGTGCTGAATCTCAAGCAGGCCACCGCATACAAAACGGAAATCCAGGGCAAGTCGCTGCTGGTGATCCTTGAGCCGGTCGCCGGTACGGCATTGGCTGCATCCTCGGCCACCGTTTTTGCTGAGAACCGCAACCGTGACACGCTGCCACTGCGCGATGTCGACTTCCGGCTCGGCGCCGACAGCACCGGCCGTGTCATCGTCGACCTGCCGAACAACCAGGTGGGTGTCGACGTCAAGCAGCAAGGCAAGAACCTCGTGGTGGAATTCACCAAGTCGACGCTGCCCGAAGGCCTGCGTCGTCGCCTCGATGTGGGGGACTTCGGAACGCCAGTTCAGTTGATCACGTCGCAGCAGTCGGGCGACCGCGTTCGCATGACGATCGAGGCCAAGGGTGAATGGGAACACAGCGCCTACCAGAGCGAAAACCAATTCGTGGTGGAAGTCCGCGCCCGCAAGGTCGATCCGACCAAGCTCACGCAAGGTGTCGGCTACAACGGCGAGAAGCTCTCGCTGAATTTCCAGAACATCGAAATTCGCTCGCTGCTGCAGGTCATTGCCGACTTCACGAACTTCAACATCGTGACCTCGGATTCGGTGACGGGCGCGCTGACGCTGCGCCTGAAAGACGTGCCGTGGGATCAAGCCTTGGACATCATCATGCAGGCGAAGAACCTCGGCATGCGCAAGAACGGCAGCGTGCTGTGGATTGCGCCAAAGGATGAAATCAATGCCAAGGAAAAGCTCGAATTCGAGGCCAAGGCTGCGATTGAAAACCTGGAGCCGCTGCGGACGCAATCGTTCCAGCTGAACTACACGAAGGCGATCGCTATCGCGCAGGGCCTGATGGGTACTGGAGCTTCGGCCGGCGGCGGCGGTAGCAGCAGCGGTACGACGACCCGCATCTTGAGTCCCCGCGGCAGCGTCATCGCAGAGTCTCGAACTAATCAGTTGTTCGTGTCTGACATTCCATCGCGCCTGGCGCAGGTGACGGAGCTGATTCAGAAGCTAGACATTCCCGTCCGTCAGGTGCTGATCGAAGCTCGTATCGTCGAAGCTTCCGACACGTTCGGCAAGTCGCTCGGAGTTCGCTTGGGTGGTGGCATTGCAGGAGAGCGCTTCGCTTCGTCGGCCGGCAACCGTGCGTTCGGAACGATTGGCGCGATGCCTGTTTCTGGCACGGGCGGCTCGGGCGGCAATAGTGGTGGGACTCCCACCACGACTTGGACCAATTCCAACTTCGTCAACCTGCCGGCAGGCGATGCAGGCCAGGCAGGCACCGCAGCCGGCACCTTCGCGATCTCGCTCTTCAATTCGAGTTTCTCGCGCATGCTGAACCTCGAAATCTCCGCGCTCGAAGCCGACGGCAAGGGCAAGCTGGTTTCCAGCCCTCGCGTCATCACCGCCGACCAGACCAAGGCGCTGATCGAGCAGGGCGAAGAAATTCCCTACCAGCAGGCAACGTCCAGCGGCGCGACCTCGATCTCGTTCCGCAAGGCGGTGCTGAAACTCGAGGTTACCCCGCAGATCACGCCCGAAGGCAACATCATTCTGACCTTGGACGTGAGCAAGGATGCGCGCGGCGTCAACACGCCGTCGGGCCCGGCCATCAATACCAAGCACGTGCAAACCGAAGTGCTGGTCGAGAACGGCGGCACGGTTGTCATCGGTGGTATCTTCGAACTCACCGAAACCAATGACGAGTCGCGCGTGCCGGTGCTGGGTGAGGTGCCCTACCTGGGGGCACTGTTCCGCAAGCGCGAACGCATTGCCAACAAGACCGAAATGCTCGTCTTTATCACTCCAAAGATGATTACCGACCGCAACGCCGCGCGCTGA
- a CDS encoding shikimate kinase: MAVALVGLPGAGKSAVGRRLGARLNTPFIDTDHVIEQRIGCSIRDYFEREGETVFRDLEQTVIADLAANAHGVLATGGGAVLREANRSQLRDHFHVIYLRSSPEDLFRRLRHDVKRPLLQVADPLGRLRELHDARDPLYRETAHDVVDTGRPSIAMLVNIIVMQLELAGVVAPGAHPEEPTA, from the coding sequence GTGGCGGTCGCACTCGTCGGCTTGCCCGGCGCCGGAAAATCCGCAGTGGGCCGGCGCCTGGGGGCGCGGCTGAACACTCCGTTCATCGATACCGATCACGTGATCGAACAGCGCATCGGCTGCTCGATCCGTGATTACTTCGAGCGTGAAGGTGAAACGGTCTTCCGGGATCTCGAACAGACCGTCATCGCGGATCTCGCCGCGAACGCCCATGGCGTGCTTGCCACTGGTGGTGGCGCTGTATTGCGCGAGGCCAATCGAAGCCAGCTGCGCGATCACTTCCACGTGATCTACCTGCGCTCCTCTCCCGAAGACCTGTTCCGGCGCCTGCGCCACGATGTCAAGCGGCCGCTGTTGCAGGTGGCCGACCCGCTCGGCCGGCTTCGCGAACTGCACGACGCGCGCGACCCGCTCTACCGCGAGACAGCCCATGATGTGGTCGACACCGGCCGTCCCTCCATCGCCATGCTCGTCAACATCATCGTGATGCAGCTCGAACTGGCCGGCGTCGTCGCCCCGGGCGCCCATCCGGAAGAGCCCACCGCCTGA
- the aroB gene encoding 3-dehydroquinate synthase yields MSLPVLSAPPERVDIQLGERSYPILIGAGLLDDPASFTATPAAASALIVSNTTVAPLYAKALRAALANRFRTVHLLKLPDGEVYKNLETLNLIFDALLAHGSDRKTVLFALGGGVVGDMTGFAAASYMRGVPFVQVPTTLLAQVDSSVGGKTAINHPLGKNMIGAFYQPQLVVCDLGTLQTLPPRELSAGLAEVIKYGPIHDMAFLDWIEANIDALVARDPAALAYAVKRSCEIKALVVGQDERETGLRAILNFGHTFGHAIESGLGYGEWLHGEAVGCGMVMAAHLSQRLGGVDAAFVARLTRLIESAGLPIVGPALGADRYLELMRVDKKSEAGEIRFVIIDKPGSAAVTSAPDALVREVLAQCCAG; encoded by the coding sequence ATGTCACTGCCCGTACTTTCCGCGCCGCCAGAGCGTGTCGACATCCAGCTCGGCGAGCGCAGCTATCCCATCCTGATCGGTGCTGGCCTGCTGGACGATCCGGCGAGTTTCACAGCCACGCCTGCGGCGGCCAGCGCGTTGATCGTCAGCAACACCACGGTCGCTCCGCTCTACGCCAAGGCCCTTCGGGCCGCGCTGGCGAATCGCTTCCGCACCGTGCACCTGCTCAAGCTTCCCGATGGCGAGGTGTACAAGAACCTCGAGACCCTGAACTTGATCTTCGACGCGTTGCTGGCTCACGGCAGCGATCGCAAGACCGTGCTGTTCGCCCTGGGCGGCGGCGTGGTGGGCGACATGACCGGCTTTGCCGCCGCCAGCTACATGCGCGGCGTGCCTTTCGTCCAGGTGCCGACCACGCTGCTGGCGCAGGTCGATTCGTCGGTGGGCGGCAAGACGGCCATCAACCACCCGCTGGGCAAGAACATGATCGGTGCGTTCTACCAGCCGCAGCTCGTGGTCTGCGACCTGGGCACGCTGCAAACCCTGCCGCCGCGCGAACTCAGCGCGGGCCTGGCCGAGGTGATCAAGTACGGGCCGATCCACGACATGGCTTTCCTCGACTGGATCGAGGCGAACATCGACGCGCTGGTGGCGCGCGATCCGGCCGCTCTGGCCTATGCCGTCAAGCGCAGTTGCGAAATCAAGGCGCTGGTGGTCGGCCAGGACGAACGCGAGACGGGCCTGCGGGCCATCCTGAATTTCGGCCATACCTTCGGCCACGCGATCGAATCGGGCCTCGGCTATGGCGAGTGGCTGCATGGCGAGGCGGTCGGCTGCGGCATGGTCATGGCGGCGCATCTGTCGCAGCGGTTGGGCGGCGTCGATGCGGCTTTCGTGGCGCGGCTCACACGCCTCATCGAGAGCGCGGGCCTTCCGATCGTTGGGCCGGCGCTCGGTGCCGATCGCTACCTGGAGCTGATGCGCGTCGACAAGAAATCCGAAGCCGGCGAGATCCGTTTCGTGATCATCGACAAGCCAGGTTCCGCCGCGGTCACCAGCGCGCCCGACGCGCTGGTGCGCGAAGTGCTCGCGCAGTGCTGCGCGGGATGA
- a CDS encoding deoxyguanosinetriphosphate triphosphohydrolase, whose protein sequence is MSLAAYACHPAQSRGRRHAEPPAPTRDAFQRDRDRIVHSTAFRRLVYKTQVFLNHEGDLFRTRLTHSLEVAQLGRSIARALRLNEDLVEAIALAHDLGHTPFGHAGQDALNACMAEHGGFEHNLQSLRVVDALEHRYPQYDGLNLSFETREGILKHCSRANAERLELAEPNGVARRFLDRTQPGLEAQLCNLADAIAYNAHDIDDGVRSGLISVEQLAEVELFECFRREALSEYPELQGRRVLYETIRRMLSAQVYDVIDATRAALQTLAPADADGVRHSPPIVAFSETMQAQSDELKCFLFRNLYRHPQVTQTTDQAQQVVRELFEAYLERDTEMPGSYAERRDRHRAVADYIAGMTDRFAMREHERLTGRRGIA, encoded by the coding sequence ATGAGCCTTGCGGCCTACGCCTGCCACCCCGCGCAGTCGCGCGGCCGCCGTCATGCCGAGCCGCCCGCGCCCACGCGTGATGCCTTCCAGCGCGACCGCGACCGCATCGTGCATTCCACGGCGTTCCGCCGGCTGGTCTACAAGACCCAGGTCTTCCTGAATCACGAAGGCGACCTGTTCCGCACGCGGCTCACGCATTCGCTGGAGGTTGCGCAGCTGGGCCGCTCGATCGCGCGGGCGCTGCGTCTCAACGAGGACCTGGTCGAAGCGATCGCCCTCGCGCACGACCTGGGCCACACGCCTTTCGGCCATGCCGGACAGGATGCGCTCAACGCCTGCATGGCCGAGCACGGCGGCTTCGAGCACAACCTGCAGAGTCTGCGCGTGGTGGATGCGCTGGAGCACCGCTACCCGCAATACGACGGGCTCAATCTCAGCTTCGAGACCCGCGAAGGCATCCTCAAGCATTGCTCGCGCGCGAATGCGGAGCGCCTGGAACTGGCCGAGCCGAACGGCGTGGCCCGGCGCTTCCTCGACCGCACGCAGCCCGGCCTCGAGGCGCAGCTGTGCAACCTGGCCGATGCCATTGCCTACAACGCGCACGACATCGACGACGGCGTGCGCTCGGGCCTCATCAGCGTCGAGCAGTTGGCCGAGGTGGAACTCTTCGAGTGCTTCCGCCGCGAGGCGCTGTCCGAATATCCCGAGCTGCAAGGGCGCCGCGTGCTCTACGAGACCATCCGGCGAATGCTGAGCGCCCAGGTCTACGACGTGATCGACGCCACGCGCGCAGCGCTCCAGACGCTGGCGCCGGCCGATGCGGACGGCGTGCGTCATTCGCCGCCCATCGTCGCCTTCAGCGAGACTATGCAAGCCCAGTCGGACGAGCTCAAGTGTTTCCTATTCCGCAACCTCTATCGCCACCCGCAGGTGACGCAGACCACCGACCAGGCGCAGCAAGTGGTGCGAGAACTGTTCGAGGCCTATCTCGAGCGCGACACCGAAATGCCCGGCTCCTATGCCGAGCGCCGCGACCGGCACCGGGCCGTGGCCGACTACATCGCCGGCATGACCGACCGCTTCGCGATGCGCGAGCACGAGCGGCTGACCGGCCGTCGGGGTATCGCATGA
- a CDS encoding MFS transporter: MSASPAPRVPLAAFAVLLGGVSAALHLGKLPPAVPALQASLGIGLVEAGFLLSLVQVASMTLGLVAGLAADTIGLRRSMLTGLLVLTVASLLGGAVGAGLVGGAHAVQWLLVLRAVEGIGFLLAVMPGPGLIRALTPAGADKAALGLWGAYMPLGVALALLLGPALIAWGGWADWWWALSVVSAAAALWVWSAVPADRLRPAATGGASEGWVSRLRATVGARAPWLTALTFAVYSAQWMAVIGFLPAIYAGAGVPSGWNAVLTAIAAAMNIVGNVAGGRWLQRGVAPERLLQWGFLAMALGGVAAFAQVGQGADALGLPPALRYAAVCAFSLGGGMVPATLFLLGVRLAPGPTTVSTTVGLMQQASSLGQFLAPPAVAWVAHRVGGWHWTWAATLACSVAGMVLARRLGRLRPATEVA; encoded by the coding sequence ATGAGTGCGAGCCCCGCGCCGCGCGTTCCGCTCGCGGCCTTCGCCGTATTACTCGGAGGAGTCAGTGCCGCACTGCATCTCGGCAAGCTGCCGCCCGCCGTGCCGGCGCTGCAGGCCTCGCTCGGCATCGGACTGGTCGAGGCGGGGTTCCTGCTCTCGCTCGTGCAGGTGGCGAGCATGACGCTGGGCCTCGTGGCAGGGCTCGCGGCGGACACCATCGGCCTGCGCCGCAGCATGCTGACGGGGCTTCTCGTGTTGACGGTCGCCAGCCTGCTCGGCGGCGCGGTCGGCGCAGGCCTTGTGGGCGGCGCGCATGCCGTGCAGTGGCTGCTGGTTCTGCGCGCGGTCGAAGGCATCGGTTTTCTCCTGGCGGTGATGCCGGGCCCCGGATTGATTCGCGCCCTGACGCCGGCGGGCGCCGACAAGGCCGCACTTGGCCTCTGGGGCGCCTACATGCCGCTGGGCGTGGCCCTCGCGCTGCTGCTAGGGCCCGCGCTGATCGCCTGGGGCGGCTGGGCCGACTGGTGGTGGGCGCTGTCGGTCGTATCGGCTGCGGCGGCGCTCTGGGTGTGGTCTGCCGTGCCGGCGGACCGTCTGCGTCCAGCCGCGACGGGCGGGGCCAGCGAAGGCTGGGTCTCCCGCCTGCGCGCCACCGTCGGTGCTCGCGCACCTTGGCTGACCGCGCTGACTTTTGCCGTGTATTCAGCCCAGTGGATGGCCGTGATCGGTTTCCTTCCCGCCATCTACGCCGGCGCGGGCGTGCCGTCCGGCTGGAACGCAGTGCTCACCGCGATCGCGGCCGCGATGAACATCGTCGGCAACGTTGCGGGCGGACGATGGCTCCAGCGCGGCGTGGCACCCGAGCGCTTGCTGCAATGGGGCTTCCTGGCGATGGCGCTGGGCGGCGTGGCCGCCTTCGCGCAGGTGGGGCAGGGCGCGGATGCGCTGGGATTGCCGCCCGCGCTGCGCTATGCCGCGGTCTGCGCGTTCTCGCTCGGCGGCGGCATGGTGCCGGCGACGCTGTTCCTGCTCGGCGTCCGATTGGCGCCCGGGCCCACCACGGTTTCCACGACGGTGGGGCTCATGCAGCAGGCCTCTTCGCTCGGGCAGTTCCTGGCGCCTCCCGCCGTGGCGTGGGTCGCGCACCGCGTCGGCGGCTGGCACTGGACCTGGGCCGCCACGCTCGCCTGCTCGGTGGCTGGCATGGTGCTCGCGCGGCGACTCGGGCGACTAAGACCTGCAACGGAGGTGGCATGA
- a CDS encoding DUF1415 domain-containing protein has protein sequence MTGPATIDAIQAEADTRRWLERAVIGLNLCPFAKAVHVKAQIHYAVHLPADESGLMDALLSEANELAAVDAAVRDTTLLIAPNTLADFLDFNDFLGRAERKLARAGFDGVFQLASFHPQFQFAGTEPDDIENATNRAPYPTLHLLREDSVSRAVEAFPEAEAIFERNIETLEALGPDGWAALDVGPGSARP, from the coding sequence ATGACCGGCCCGGCGACAATCGACGCCATTCAGGCCGAAGCCGATACGCGGCGCTGGCTCGAGCGGGCGGTGATCGGCCTCAACCTGTGCCCGTTCGCAAAAGCGGTGCATGTGAAGGCGCAGATCCACTACGCCGTGCACCTGCCCGCCGACGAGTCCGGACTGATGGATGCGCTTCTTTCCGAAGCCAACGAACTCGCAGCCGTCGACGCCGCCGTGCGCGACACCACCCTTCTGATCGCACCCAACACTTTGGCGGATTTTCTGGACTTCAACGATTTTCTGGGCCGCGCCGAACGCAAGCTCGCCCGCGCGGGCTTCGACGGCGTGTTCCAGCTCGCAAGCTTTCATCCGCAGTTCCAGTTCGCGGGCACCGAGCCGGACGACATCGAGAACGCGACCAACCGGGCGCCATACCCCACGCTGCACCTGCTGCGCGAAGACAGCGTGAGCCGCGCGGTCGAGGCATTCCCGGAAGCCGAAGCGATCTTCGAACGCAACATCGAGACGCTCGAAGCGCTGGGCCCCGACGGCTGGGCCGCGCTCGACGTGGGACCAGGGAGTGCCCGACCATGA
- a CDS encoding SAM-dependent methyltransferase, with translation MNAHAAKATKTNKAAKADAELAEVLRPGQSIELLKELHILTREGRLNQDSRRKLKQVYHLFQFIEQLLRELPGEGAEAALADHGAGKSYLGFIIYDLFFRARQGGHVYGIETRAELVERSRKLAEHLGFGRMSFLNLTVAESAMASELPAQIDVVTALHACDTATDDAIAFGLAKKARCMVLVPCCQAEVAACLRETKALALSRTPLAELWRHPLHTREIGSQLTNVLRCLYLEANGYSVTVTELVGWEHSMKNELILARYTGQRKASAATRLGELLSQFGLDALGDTRFRLG, from the coding sequence ATGAACGCACACGCGGCCAAGGCCACGAAGACGAACAAGGCCGCCAAGGCCGACGCCGAGCTGGCCGAGGTGCTGCGCCCCGGCCAGTCCATCGAGCTGCTCAAGGAACTTCACATCCTCACGCGCGAGGGCCGGCTCAACCAGGACTCGCGGCGCAAGCTCAAGCAGGTCTACCACCTGTTCCAGTTCATCGAGCAACTGCTGCGCGAGCTGCCGGGCGAGGGCGCGGAGGCCGCGCTGGCCGACCATGGCGCGGGCAAGTCGTACCTCGGTTTCATCATCTACGACCTGTTCTTCAGGGCACGCCAGGGCGGGCATGTCTACGGCATCGAGACGCGCGCCGAACTGGTCGAGCGCTCGCGCAAGCTGGCCGAGCACCTGGGCTTCGGCCGCATGTCGTTCCTCAACCTCACGGTGGCCGAATCGGCGATGGCGAGCGAGTTGCCGGCGCAGATCGACGTGGTCACCGCGCTGCATGCCTGCGACACCGCGACGGACGACGCCATCGCCTTCGGGCTGGCGAAGAAGGCGCGCTGCATGGTGCTGGTGCCGTGCTGCCAAGCGGAGGTGGCCGCGTGCCTGCGCGAGACCAAGGCGCTGGCCCTGTCGCGCACGCCGCTCGCGGAGCTGTGGCGCCATCCGCTGCACACGCGCGAAATCGGCAGCCAGCTCACCAACGTGCTGCGCTGCCTGTACCTCGAGGCCAACGGCTACAGCGTGACGGTCACCGAGCTGGTCGGCTGGGAGCACAGCATGAAGAACGAGCTGATCCTGGCGCGCTACACCGGCCAGCGCAAAGCCAGTGCGGCGACGCGGCTGGGCGAGCTGTTGTCGCAGTTCGGGCTCGACGCGCTGGGCGATACGCGGTTTCGCCTCGGCTGA
- a CDS encoding DUF1266 domain-containing protein: MFKFFKELVDSVKEGMAEGRAELAQETADREAAQQENNAALAARLAASSRFENFAVALAAVYRQTFAPDLKEAHEAQRSAVHLLCIDIAPNEVEAWKKLLTRDFSVTNGEEAQTVVAEIVDDLASQASEDDLALWTGRAAHLATGAAAVGYASAEEALDWLEPAAELAIERFTGWDNYAQSFLAGERNAPGSNIVGRKLLASVAEKLLADELSPWKTVAWPARDSFTDLVASRAA, from the coding sequence ATGTTCAAGTTTTTCAAGGAACTGGTCGACTCGGTGAAAGAAGGCATGGCCGAAGGAAGAGCCGAACTCGCCCAGGAAACAGCCGACCGCGAGGCCGCGCAGCAGGAAAACAACGCCGCGCTGGCAGCGCGCCTTGCGGCCTCCTCGCGTTTCGAGAACTTCGCCGTGGCGCTCGCCGCGGTGTACCGGCAGACCTTTGCTCCCGACCTGAAGGAAGCGCACGAGGCGCAACGCAGCGCGGTGCACCTGCTGTGCATCGACATTGCGCCCAACGAAGTCGAGGCCTGGAAAAAACTGCTGACGCGCGATTTCTCGGTGACGAATGGCGAAGAGGCGCAGACGGTCGTGGCGGAAATCGTCGACGACCTCGCTTCGCAGGCCAGCGAGGACGACCTGGCCCTGTGGACCGGTCGCGCAGCCCACCTGGCGACGGGCGCAGCGGCCGTTGGTTACGCAAGCGCCGAAGAAGCACTGGACTGGCTCGAGCCCGCCGCGGAACTCGCCATCGAACGCTTTACCGGTTGGGACAACTACGCGCAGAGCTTCCTCGCCGGCGAGCGCAACGCGCCGGGCAGCAACATCGTCGGGCGCAAGCTGCTGGCCTCGGTGGCCGAGAAGCTTCTCGCGGACGAACTCAGCCCCTGGAAAACGGTGGCGTGGCCCGCGCGCGATTCATTCACCGACCTGGTGGCTTCGCGCGCTGCGTAG
- a CDS encoding transposase, whose protein sequence is MARLPRLTLADMPHHVIQRGNNRQPIFVDRADHEKLLGLLADNATRFGIALHAYVLMDNHFHLLATPNSTTGLPQFMQSVGRSYVRYFNDRHGRSGTLWEGRYRSTLIQTDRYLMTCMAYIDLNPVRAGMAADARDYPWSSHGHYAGLRHDKLLTPHPLYWELGNTPFAREAAYVELVRAGVRAADQNALTEATLRGWAAGDVDFLDSLQKSTERRVVKAKAGRPPSASNS, encoded by the coding sequence ATGGCCCGTCTCCCCCGTCTCACGCTGGCCGACATGCCGCACCACGTGATCCAGCGCGGCAACAACCGCCAGCCGATCTTTGTCGATCGCGCGGACCACGAAAAGCTGCTCGGCCTCCTGGCCGACAACGCCACGCGCTTCGGTATCGCGCTGCACGCCTATGTGCTGATGGACAACCATTTCCACCTGCTGGCCACGCCCAATAGCACGACCGGCCTGCCACAGTTCATGCAGTCGGTGGGGCGCAGCTATGTGCGTTATTTCAACGACCGCCACGGGCGTAGTGGCACGTTGTGGGAGGGGCGCTATAGGTCCACGCTGATCCAGACCGATCGCTACCTGATGACCTGCATGGCCTACATCGACCTCAACCCGGTGCGCGCCGGCATGGCGGCCGATGCCCGCGACTACCCGTGGTCGAGCCACGGACATTACGCAGGCCTGCGGCACGACAAGCTGCTGACGCCGCATCCGCTTTACTGGGAGCTCGGCAACACGCCGTTCGCGCGCGAGGCGGCATATGTCGAGTTGGTGCGCGCCGGGGTGCGGGCGGCCGATCAGAACGCGCTGACCGAGGCCACTTTGCGAGGCTGGGCGGCAGGCGACGTAGATTTTTTGGACTCGTTGCAGAAATCGACCGAGCGTCGCGTGGTCAAGGCCAAGGCTGGCCGACCACCTTCCGCCTCCAATTCCTGA